One window of Perca flavescens isolate YP-PL-M2 chromosome 6, PFLA_1.0, whole genome shotgun sequence genomic DNA carries:
- the LOC114556790 gene encoding NACHT, LRR and PYD domains-containing protein 3-like: MAFVKQALVSHKKVLSENHKELFEEDKQEDMLDDQPVEIDDETSEAALKIALHILRAMKADEHAHTLEQNGDFGEVNIEHEVRQIETAFNRRQNFSETLIKCEDIFKAKPNQSAKPIRTVLTKGIAGIGKTVMAQKFMLDWSEDKANQDIQLLFSLPLRELNFLKNETRSLMELLYDFSPGLKESGIKDLHVYKVMFLLDGLDECRLPLDFNGNERCCKATQSASVDMLLTNLIAGHLLPKAKLWITTRPAAANRLPSHYVDRVTEIRGFNNLQKEQYFNKKIDDENLARRVIANIKSTRSLYIMCHVPVFCWISSIVLGKMCAKAGGGKMPKTLTQMYIHFLAHQTVQIHVKYGKEQQLDSQGNNKVIMALGKLAFQQLEKGNLIFYEGDLRDCGIDVKDASVYSGVCTQVFREESWMQHKVFCFVHLSVQEFLAALYVHVMYKAYGVNLMTEEPEQVDHAKSVSELHKAAVDRALKSDNGHLDLFLRFLLGLSLESSQGLLRGLNIKVETCDSQSHEETIKYIKEKINQTHQSERYINLFHCLNELNEHALVEEIQSHLDSDQDLAMNECSAARWAALVFALLTSPEKPEEIHLKKYSRTEDGLFRLLPAIKASRSAKLNDCNLTADCCQKLSEAFSSSSNELIHLNISDNNLQDSGIESLCAGLQSPHCRLKTLRLNRCGLTQGCCEKLASVLSCPSSHLRELDLSDNDIEDSGVQQLSTGLGNVVCKLETLRLSFCNITEKGCGFLASAVKSNPSHLSELDLSYNHLGESGVKLISEALEEGRSELTKLRVDHNAEHWFKPGLRRYACELTLDPNSAHKVLAFSEDGRKVSQVREEQPYPDHPDRFDYWPEVLFLEGLKGCRYWEVEWEGKWFGIGVTYRGISRKGSGNDCVMGYNGISWSLHCSGKGYRAYHNFESTVVPVPLNDNSGGLAVYLDWEAGILSFYRVSSRGSLTHLHTFNTKFTEPLYPIFRVWGEGSSVRLSRVE, translated from the exons ATGGCTTTCGTAAAGCAAGCTCTGGTGTCACATAAGAAGGTCCTTTCTGAAAACCACAAAGAATTGTTTGAGGAAGACAAGCAGGAGGACATGCTTGATGATCAGCCGGTCGAGATTGATGATGAAACAAGTGAAGCAGCTCTGAAGATTGCTCTCCATATCTTGAGGGCCATGAAGGCGGATGAACATGCTCACACACTTGAGCAAA ATGGGGACTTTGGAGAAGTCAACATTGAACATGAAGTGAGACAAATTGAGACAGCCTTTAACAGACGTCAGAATTTTTCTGAAACTCTGATCAAGTGTGAAGACATCTTCAAGGCCAAACCCAACCAATCAGCCAAACCAATCCGAACGGTGCTCACGAAGGGGATAGCAGGCATCGGCAAAACTGTGATGGCACAGAAGTTCATGCTGGACTGGTCGGAGGATAAGGCCAATCAAGACATCCAGCTCCTGTTTTCACTTCCTTTAAGGGAACTAAATTTTCTCAAAAATGAAACAAGAAGTTTGATGGAGCTCCTGTATGACTTCTCTCCAGGCCTGAAGGAATCTGGAATCAAAGACCTACATGTGTACAAAGTTATGTTCCTACTGGATGGTCTCGATGAGTGCAGACTCCCTCTGGATTTCAACGGAAATGAGAGATGTTGTAAAGCTACACAGTCTGCCTCCGTGGATatgctgctgacaaacctcattGCAGGTCACCTGCTACCAAAAGCTAAACTTTGGATAACTACTCGTCCTGCTGCCGCAAACCGCCTCCCTTCCCATTATGTCGACCGGGTGACTGAGATACGAGGCTTCAACAACCTACAGAAGGAGCAGTACTTCAACAAGAAAATCGATGATGAAAACTTAGCCAGGAGAGTTATCGCAAACATAAAGTCGACTAGAAGTCTCTACATCATGTGCCACGTGCCGGTGTTTTGCTGGATTTCCTCTATCGTCCTTGGAAAAATGTGTGCCAAAGCAGGCGGAGGGAAAATGCCAAAGACTTTGACTCAGATGTACATCCACTTTCTGGCACATCAGACTGTACAGATTCATGTCAAGTACGGCAAAGAGCAACAACTGGACTCCCAAGGTAATAACAAGGTGATTATGGCACTTGGGAAGTTGGCCTTCCAGCAGCTGGagaaaggcaacctgatcttctatgagGGTGATCTAAGAGACTGTGGTATTGATGTCAAAGACGCGTCTGTCTACTCAGGAGTGTGCACTCAAGTCTTTAGGGAAGAGTCCTGGATGCAGCATAAAGTCTTCTGCTTTGTGCATCTGTCTGTCCAAGAGTTTCTTGCAGCTTTGTATGTCCATGTGATGTACAAGGCCTATGGAGTAAACCTGATGACCGAAGAACCTGAACAGGTAGACCACGCCAAGTCTGTATCCGAACTGCACAAAGCTGCAGTGGACAGAGCCTTAAAAAGTGACAACGGCCACCTGGATCTCTTCCTGCGTTTCCTTCTCGGACTTTCTCTGGAATCCAGTCAGGGTCTGCTCAGAGGCCTGAACATTAAGGTAGAAACCTGTGACTCCCAAAGTCATGAGGAAACCATCAAGTACATCAAGGAGAAAATAAATCAGACTCATCAGTCCGAGAGGTACATCAATctcttccactgtctgaatgagtTAAATGAACACGCTCTGGTGGAGGAGATCCAGAGCCACTTGGACTCAGACCAAGACTTGGCAATGAACGAGTGCTCTGCAGCTCGGTGGGCGGCTCTAGTCTTTGCGTTGCTGACCTCACCAGAGAAACCAGAGGAGATCCACCTCAAGAAATACTCCAGAACAGAAGACGGCCTTTTCAGGCTCCTACCAGCCATCAAAGCATCCAGATCAGCAAA GTTGAATGATTGTAATCTAACTGCAGACTGCTGTCAGAAGCTGTCAGAAGCTTTCAGCTCAAGCTCTAATGAGCTGATTCACTTAAACATAAGTGACAACAACTTACAAGACTCAGGAATCGAGTCTCTCTGCGCTGGGCTCCAAAGCCCACACTGCAGACTGAAGACGCTGAG GCTGAACCGATGCGGCCTGACTCAGGGATGCTGTGAAAAGCTGGCTTCAGTCCTGAGCTGTCCATCATCACATCTccgagagctggacctgagtgaCAACGACATTGAAGATTCAGGGGTGCAGCAGCTCTCCACTGGACTGGGAAATGTGGTCTGTAAACTGGAAACCCTCAG GTTGTCGTTCTGTAACATCACAGAGAAAGGTTGTGGTTTCTTGGCCTCGGCAGTgaagtccaacccctcccacctgagtgagctggacctgagctacaatcaCTTAGGAGAGTCGGGAGTGAAGCTCATCTCTGAAGCTTTGGAGGAAGGACGGAGCGAATTAACTAAACTCAG AGTCGACCACAACGCAGAACACTGGTTCAAACCAGGGCTGAGACGAT ATGCCTGTGAACTGACACTGGATCCTAACTCCGCTCACAAAGTCCTCGCCTTCTCTGAAGACGGACGAAAGGTTAGCCAGGTCCGAGAGGAGCAGCCATATCCAGATCACCCTGACAGGTTTGACTACTGGCCAGAAGTCCTATTCCTGGAGGGCCTAAAGGGCTGCCGATACTGGGAGGTGGAGTGGGAGGGGAAATGGTTCGGGATCGGAGTGACCTACAGGGGCATCAGTCGCAAAGGGTCGGGCAACGACTGCGTGATGGGTTACAATGGGATATCTTGGAGTCTGCACTGTTCCGGAAAAGGCTACCGGGCGTATCATAACTTCGAGAGCACTGTCGTTCCAGTCCCTCTGAATGATAACTCCGGTGGACTGGCCGTGTATCTGGACTGGGAGGCTGGCATCCTGTCCTTCTACAGAGTTTCTTCAAGAGGGTCGCTGACACACCtgcacaccttcaacaccaaaTTCACTGAGCCGCTCTACCCAATTTTCAGGGTGTGGGGTGAAGGCTCCTCAGTGAGGCTGAGTCGGGTGGAATAA
- the LOC114557963 gene encoding NACHT, LRR and PYD domains-containing protein 3-like: MNKSQRGSASSNVSLMSAETNRSREYPPDLSTEPRHSQTRVTGVKRKRKSQRGSGSSNVSLMSAETNRSREYPPDLNAEPRASQTRSTKVKKKGKRQKTESSNVSLMSEKTDRSREYPPDLSSEPRTSQTSGQTTSGIRRKQNTLKVFESKVMAFVRQALVTHKKVLSENHKELFEEDKQDDMLDDQPVEFDDETSEAALKIALHILRAMKADEHAHTLEQSHYGELVMYQQKIKPYLKEKSDCILEETQQWPVPLRKIYTKLYLIDGDFGEVNIEHEVRQIETAFNRRQNFSETLIKCEDIFKAKPNQSAKPIRTVLTKGIAGIGKTVTAQKFMLDWSEDKANQDIELLFSLPLRELNFLKNETRSLMELLYDFSPGLKESGIKDLHMYKVMFLLDGLDECRLPLDFNGNEKCCKATQSASVDVLLTNLIAGQLLPKAKLWITTRPAAANCLPPQYVDRVTEIRGFNNLQKEQYFNKKIDDENLARRVIANIKSTRSLYIMCHVPVFCWISSIVLGKMFAKAGGGKMPKTLTQMYIHFLAHQTVQIHVKYGKEQQLDSQGNNKVIMALGKLAFQQLEKGNLIFYEDDLKDCGIDVKDASVYSGVCTQVFREESWMQHKVFCFVHLSVQEFLAALYVHVMYKAYGVNLMTEEPEQVDHAKPVSKLHKAAVDRALKSDNGHLDLFLRFLLGLSLESSQGLLRGLNIKVETCDCDQSHEETIKYIKEKINQTHQSERYINLFHCLNELNEHALVEEIQSHLDSDQDLAMDECSAARWAALVFALLTSPEKPEEIHLKKYSRTEDGLFRLLPAIKASRSAKLNDCNLTADCCQKLSEAFSSSSNELIHLNISDNNLQDSGIESLCAGLQSPHCRLKTLRLNRCGLTQGCCEKLASVLSCPSSHLRELDLSDNDIEDSGVQQLSTGLGNVVCKLETLRLSFCNITEKGCGFLASAVKSNPSHLSELDLSYNHLGESGVKLISEALEEGRSELTKLRVDHNAEHWYKPGLRRYACELTLDPNSAHKLLAFSDDGRKVSQVREEQPYPDHPDRFDYWPEVLFLEGLKGCRYWEVEWEGKWVGIGVTYRGISRKGSGNDCVMGYNGISWSLHCSGKGYRAYHNFESTVVPVPLNDNSGGLAVYLDWEAGILSFYRVSSRGSLTHLHTFNTKFTEPLYPIFRVWGEGSSVRLSRVE; encoded by the exons ATGAATAAATCTCAGAGAGGGTCAGCGTCTTCAAATGTCAGTTTAATGTCTGCAGAGACAAACCGCTCCAGAGAATATCCTCCAGACTTGAGCACTGAACCCAGACATTCACAAACAAG AGTCACTGGAGTCAAGAGGAAGCGTAAATCTCAGAGAGGATCAGGGTCTTCAAATGTCAGTTTAATGTCTGCAGAGACTAACCGCTCCAGAGAATATCCTCCAGACTTGAATGCTGAACCCAGAGCTTCACAAACAAG ATCCACTAAAGTCAAGAAAAAGGGTAAACGTCAGAAAACAGAGTCTTCAAATGTCAGTTTAATGTCTGAAAAGACTGACCGCTCCAGAGAATATCCTCCAGACTTGAGCTCTGAACCCAGAACTTCACAAACAAG TGGCCAGACCACATCAGGCATTCGACGGAAGCAGAACACCCTGAAG GTGTTTGAATCTAAAGTCATGGCTTTCGTAAGGCAAGCTCTGGTGACACATAAGAAGGTCCTTTCTGAAAACCACAAAGAATTGTTTGAGGAAGACAAGCAGGATGACATGCTTGATGATCAGCCGGTCGAGTTTGATGATGAAACAAGTGAAGCAGCTCTGAAGATTGCTCTCCATATCTTGAGGGCCATGAAGGCGGATGAACATGCTCACACACTTGAGCAAA GTCATTATGGAGAACTTGTCATGTaccaacagaaaataaaaccttACCTGAAGGAGAAAAGTGACTGCATATTGGAAGAGACACAGCAGTGGCCTGTGCCTCTTAGAAAGATTTATACAAAGCTCTATCTGATAGATGGGGACTTTGGAGAAGTCAACATTGAACATGAAGTGAGACAAATTGAGACAGCCTTTAACAGACGTCAGAATTTTTCTGAAACTCTGATCAAGTGTGAAGACATCTTCAAAGCCAAACCCAACCAATCAGCCAAACCAATCCGAACGGTGCTCACGAAGGGGATAGCAGGCATCGGCAAAACTGTGACGGCACAGAAGTTCATGCTGGACTGGTCGGAGGATAAGGCCAATCAAGACATCGAGCTCCTGTTTTCACTTCCTTTAAGGGAACTAAATTTTCTCAAAAATGAAACAAGAAGTTTGATGGAGCTCCTGTATGACTTCTCTCCAGGCCTGAAGGAATCTGGAATCAAAGACCTACATATGTACAAAGTTATGTTCCTACTGGATGGTCTCGATGAGTGCAGACTCCCTCTGGATTTCAACGGAAATGAGAAATGTTGTAAAGCTACACAGTCCGCCTCCGTGGATGTACTCCTAACAAACCTCATTGCAGGTCAACTGCTACCAAAAGCTAAACTTTGGATAACTACTCGGCCTGCTGCCGCAAACTGCCTCCCTCCACAGTATGTTGACCGGGTGACTGAGATACGAGGCTTCAACAACCTACAGAAGGAGCAGTACTTCAACAAGAAAATCGATGATGAAAACTTAGCCAGAAGAGTTATCGCAAACATAAAGTCGACTAGAAGTCTCTACATCATGTGCCACGTGCCGGTGTTTTGCTGGATTTCCTCTATCGTCCTTGGAAAAATGTTTGCCAAAGCAGGCGGAGGAAAAATGCCAAAGACTTTGACTCAGATGTACATCCACTTTCTGGCACATCAGACTGTACAGATTCATGTCAAGTACGGCAAAGAGCAACAACTGGACTCCCAAGGTAATAACAAGGTGATTATGGCACTTGGGAAGTTGGCCTTCCAGCAGCTGGagaaaggcaacctgatcttctatgagGACGATCTAAAAGACTGTGGTATTGATGTCAAAGACGCGTCTGTCTACTCAGGAGTGTGCACTCAGGTCTTTAGGGAAGAGTCCTGGATGCAGCATAAAGTCTTCTGCTTTGTGCATCTGTCTGTCCAAGAGTTTCTCGCAGCTTTGTATGTCCATGTGATGTACAAGGCCTATGGCGTAAACCTGATGACCGAAGAACCTGAACAGGTAGACCACGCCAAGCCTGTATCCAAACTGCACAAAGCTGCAGTGGACAGAGCCTTAAAAAGTGACAACGGCCACCTGGATCTCTTCCTGCGTTTCCTTCTCGGACTGTCTCTGGAATCCAGTCAGGGTCTGCTCAGAGGCCTGAACATTAAGGTAGAAACCTGTGACTGTGACCAAAGTCATGAGGAAACCATCAAGTACATCAAGGAGAAAATAAATCAGACTCATCAGTCTGAGAGGTACATCAATctcttccactgtctgaatgagtTAAATGAACACGCTCTGGTGGAGGAGATCCAGAGCCACTTGGACTCAGACCAAGACTTGGCAATGGACGAGTGCTCTGCAGCTCGGTGGGCGGCTCTAGTCTTTGCGTTGCTGACTTCCCCAGAGAAACCAGAGGAGATCCACCTCAAGAAATACTCCAGAACAGAAGACGGCCTTTTCAGGCTCCTACCAGCCATCAAAGCATCCAGATCAGCAAA GTTGAATGATTGTAATCTAACTGCAGACTGCTGTCAGAAGCTGTCAGAAGCTTTCAGCTCAAGCTCTAATGAGCTGATTCACTTAAACATAAGTGACAACAACTTACAAGACTCAGGAATTGAGTCTCTCTGCGCTGGACTCCAAAGCCCACACTGCAGACTGAAGACCCTGAG GCTGAACCGATGCGGTCTGACTCAGGGATGCTGTGAAAAGCTGGCTTCAGTCCTGAGCTGTCCATCATCACATCTccgagagctggacctgagtgaCAACGACATTGAAGATTCAGGGGTGCAGCAGCTCTCCACTGGACTGGGAAATGTGGTCTGTAAACTGGAAACCCTCAG GTTGTCGTTCTGTAACATCACAGAGAAAGGTTGTGGTTTCTTGGCCTCGGCAGTgaagtccaacccctcccacctgagtgagctggacctgagctacaatcaCTTAGGAGAGTCGGGAGTGAAGCTCATCTCTGAAGCTTTGGAGGAAGGACGGAGCGAATTAACTAAACTCAG AGTCGACCACAACGCAGAACACTGGTACAAACCAGGGCTGAGACGAT ATGCCTGTGAACTGACACTGGATCCAAACTCCGCTCACAAACTCCTCGCCTTCTCTGACGACGGACGAAAGGTTAGCCAGGTCCGAGAGGAGCAGCCATATCCAGATCACCCTGACAGGTTTGACTACTGGCCAGAAGTCCTATTCCTGGAGGGCCTAAAGGGCTGCCGATACTGGGAGGTGGAGTGGGAGGGGAAATGGGTCGGAATCGGAGTGACCTACAGGGGCATCAGTCGCAAAGGGTCGGGCAACGACTGCGTGATGGGTTACAATGGGATATCTTGGAGTCTGCACTGTTCCGGAAAAGGCTACCGCGCGTATCATAACTTCGAGAGCACTGTCGTTCCAGTCCCTCTGAATGATAACTCCGGTGGACTGGCCGTGTATCTGGACTGGGAGGCTGGCATCCTGTCCTTCTACAGGGTTTCTTCAAGAGGGTCGCTGACACACCtgcacaccttcaacaccaaaTTCACTGAGCCGCTCTACCCAATTTTCAGGGTGTGGGGTGAAGGCTCCTCAGTAAGGCTGAGTCGGGTGGAATAA